AAAGTCATGACGCTCGCACAGGCGCAGGTCGGCAGCGCGCAACCCCGGCTGAAGGTGCATCAGGCTATTGCGCGCGCCTTGCGGGACAATGGCGTCGACACGCTGTTCGGCCTGATGGGCGACGCGAACATGTACATGGTCAATAGTTTCATCAGCGACACCCACGGGCGCTTTGTTGCCGGGGCTCATGAGTCGGGCTGCGCCGTGATGGCGCTCGGATACGCGCTCGTTTCGAACAAGGTCGGGGTCTGCTCGGTCACCAACGGCGCCGCCGTCAGCAATACTGTGACCGCCCTGACCGAGGGCGTCAAAGGCTCCATTCCGCTGCTGCTGCTCTGCGGGGACACGGACAAGATGGACCGCGAACACGTTCAAAGCCTGCCCCAGCGGCAGTTCATACTGGCGACCGGCGCCGGCTTTGAACAGGTGCGCGCTCCCTCCACCGTCGTCGAGGATGTGCTGCGCGGTCTGCGGCGGGCGGTCGTGGAGCGACGGCCGATAGCGGTCAACATACCCCATGAGTTCGACTGGATCGACATACCCTACGAACCGCGACGGATATACATGCCGGAAGGTCGTGCGACAGTGAGGTCGAGCGTCGATCTGGACAATGCAATCGGCATCATTGCTTCCTCGAAGCGGCCGGTCATATTGGCGGGCCGGGGGGCGGCGACGCCGGAAGCCAGGAAAGCCCTCCTCGCCTTGGGCGAACGAATTGGCGCGCCGCTGGCAACGACGCTCAAGGCGAAGGACCTGTTTCAGGGAGAGCCCTTCAACCTGGGAATAGTGGGCACCGTAAGCCATGCCGTATGCGTCGACGTCGTCATGGCGGCCGACTGCATCCTCGCCTTCGGCGCCGGCTTGAACAACATGACGCTGTCCAAAGGCACCTTTGCGGAAGGCAAACGCATCATTCAGGTCAATCAGGAGGCGCAGGAGATCGGAAAGAACGCCGCTCCCGACGTCGGGCTGGTGGGCGACTGCGCCGAAGTGGCCGACCTTATCCTGCACTGGCTCGACGAGGCTGAGATTCCAGCCTCCGGATTTGCCACGTCCGAGATGATGGACCGGATTGCCGCGCAAAATCGCGAAGGATCGAAGCTTGCGGACAACGGCGACGGAACGGTCGATTTCATCGACGCACTCCACCGGCTTGATCGCATCCTCCCGCAGGATCGGGTCTACGTAGCCGGTTGCGGACGTTTCATGCGCAAAGCATGGACGGAGGTGCGCGCGACGGATCCGCGCTCCTTCATCAACACCACCAATGCGGGATCGATCGGCTTGGGGATGGCGTTTGCGATCGGCGCGGCGGAGGCAGCGCGCGACCGGCCGACAGTCCTGATCGAAGGGGATGGCGGATTCATGCATGCGGGCATTACCGAGTTCAACACCGCCGTTCGGCACCGGACGGACCTGATCGTGGCGATTTGCAATGACGGCGCCTACGGAGCCGAACATGTGCGGTTCCGTCAGAGACAGATGGACGTAGCCAATATCTGCTTCAGTTGGCCGGACTTTGCGTCCCTTGCCTCGGCTCTTGGTGGCGAAGGCGTGACGGTTCGATCGGAAGCTGACTGGCCGGCGGTTGAGATCGCGATCGCCAACCGGAAGGCACCACTACTGATCGACATCAAACTGGATCCCGACAAAATCGTCTAGGCCAAGCATACCCAATTGACGAGGCCGTTGTGGTCGCCTTCCGCCGTCACACACTTTTGCCGCTGGACGACTGCCTCTACGCACTTCAGCCCACCATCCGCACCTGACGCGCTCAAGCCTGCATCGCTGTTTGCAGCGCGACGGCATCTCGCGCTTGCCCGATGTGGAAGGCGACAAGCCGCAGCGCGCCAAGGTCAAGCACTACCCGCTCGGTTACTTCCACATCGACATTGCCGAGGTGCACACCGAAGAAGGCCGGCCTCTATCTTATCGTTGCGATCGACAGAACCTCTAAGTTCGCCTTTGTCGAACTGCACGAGAAAGCTACCCGCCGTGTGGCGGCAACTTCCTGCGCGCCCTTGCCGCTGCCGTTCCCTACAAGATCCACACGTGCTCACCGACTATGGAACGCACTTCACCGATCCCACCGGCGATGGCTGGACGCCTGCCGAGATCAAGCAGATACGGGGCGACAAGGTGCTGTTTCGCTGCCACTCTTCCGAATTAACTGCGCCGATCTCGACATCGAACACAGGCTGGCGAAACCGCGTCATCCGACCTCGCCTTATTGAAGAGGTCTACAACAAAGGAACGCTCCATTCAGCGCTGGGGTACCTCAGTCTGCGGCAATTTTGAGGATCAACACACCCGACAGACCGGCCAAAACGCAGCTTGATCAGTGTCCACCCCAAAGGCGCATCCCATAGAACGATTCAATCTAATCGTACATTGCTCTGGGGATCAACCCCCAAGCGAGTGTTTGCATTTATCAGGAGCGCAAGGACGGCCATCAGCGTCAGGGCCATGACGTAGTAGCCCATGGCGAAGCTGCCGATCCCGTACACCGCGATGCCGAGGAGGGGAGGGCCGATCACGACGCCGAAATATGTACCGGACAGGATAATGGCCGTTGCCTCGCCGACTTGGCTGTCGTCCACATGGCGGGTGATTTCCGCAAGGAAGACACCGTTCCACGCGTTGAGGGTTGCACCCAGACCGATCATGATGGCCGGTACGAGCCAAGGGTTCAGATGTGCCGCCGAGGGGAGGCCCAGACACAGGAGCACGGCGCATGCCGCGATCATCTTGAGGGCGGCATTGCTGCCGATACGGTCTGCGACAATTCCCCAAAGGAGACGGCCGACCATCCCGGTCACCTGGACCGCGGCCAATACAAGCCCGGCATCGACAGGCGAAAAATCAAGTTCCTCGACGAGCAGGATCACCAGATAGGTGGTGAGACAGAATTGCGCGGCGGCCAGAATCATCCCGACCGCTGCCATCAGTCGCAGCGGCCTGGAGACAAGCACAATGCGCATCGCCGCGGCTGGCAATCTAGCCACCGGAAATTTAGGCTCATGATCGCGATCCCACTCTCGACGAACCGCCTGGAACGCGACGATCATGGCGACTGACAATAGTGCCGATACCAAAAGCGGCGCTCGCCATCCATATGCGGATGCCAGAGCGGGAGCACACAGCCCCGCCAACATGCCGCCGAGCGGTACTCCGGTCTGTTTCAAGGAAAAGACGAAGTTCCTCCACTTCACTGGGGTGAACTTCACCAGAAGATGTGCCGAAGCCGGGTTCGGGAGCGAGTATGCCATGCCCATCAAGACCGAGCCGGCGACGAGCAGCAGCAATGTTTCGAAGGCGGCCAGGCCAAGACCTATCGTGAGCAGGAACAGTGCGATTTGGCTGGTGCGGACACCTCCGTATCGCCGCACGACCTGAGCGCCGAACAAGGCGCTGACCGTCGCAACGATAAAGAAGAGACTTATCTGCGCGCCGATCAGGGTCGACGGCAGTTCCATCTCGGCAGCAACCATCGGCGCAATCGCGGGCAAGGTTAGCATCGCCATCGAGACGAGGCCTTGTGTTGCCGTGGTGGCGGAGACGATGACGGGCACCGAAATGTCTTGAGGATGCCTCATTGCAGGTCCGATCCGCCGCCTTGTGGGGACGTCATGTGCAGCGCCGGACTGTGTTCACGCCGGCAAAGCGCTCTTGATGATCTGGCGGTCGACCAGCTCGTCGATCTCATCGCGGGTCAGCGCCAGGACCTCTTCGAGAATCTGGCGACTGTGCTCTCCCGTCCGAGGAGGGTAGGTTGGAGCGATCTTCGGTGCGGCGGCCAGGACGATCGGGTCTCCCATGACGGTGACCTTCCGGTTGCCTGGCCCATCGAGTTCAAGCACCATTCCGCGCGCCTTGAGCTGCGGGTCGACGACGGTCTGGTCGATAGTATTGACGGGAGCCGCCGGCACGCCGGCCTCGGTGAGATCGGACAGCCACGCCCGCGCTTCGCGCGTCACGAACACATCCTGCATCAGCGACAGCAGGGCTTCCCGGTTCTCGAGACGACCGGCGCTTGTGGCGAAGCGGGGATCGTCGGCCCACTCGGGCATCGACATCACCTTGCAAAGCGAATGCCACATGGCTTGCGTCCACGCCGCGATGACAATCTCCTGGCCATCGGCGGCCCGGAACGCGCCATAGCTGGCAATGGAATCGTGCGTCGTTCCCTGTTTCTCCGGAATGTGACCGGAATGGAGATAGAAGGCGGCCTGATAGCCGATCATCGCCGCCTGGCAGTCGAGCATGGAAATATCGATGAATTCACCGCTTCCGCCGGCCTTCTTGCGGATGAGCGCCGCCAGGATGCCAATGACTGCGTAAAGGCCCGCGCAGATATCCCCGAGCGGGATCCCGGCTCGAACCGGTCGTCCCCCCGGCTCGCCCGTTATGCTCATCCCGCCTGAGAGAGCCTGGACGATCATGTCGAATGCAGGTTTGTCCCGGTATGGCCCATCCTGGCCGAAGCCGGAGATCGAACAGAAGATCAGCTCGGGCTTTTCGGCGCGCAGATCCTGCTGACCGAGGCCCAGCCTCTCCAGGACTCCAGGCCTGAAATTCTCGATGACGACATCGGATTTGAGGGCCAGCCTGCGCAGGAGCTTGATGCCGTCGGGCGACTTCAGGTCGATCGCCACGCTCCGCTTGTTGCGATTGAAGGACAGGAAGTAGACGCTGTCCTCGCCGACGAAGTGGGGCTGCATATGGCGGGAATGTTCGCCGCCATGGCCCTCGACCTTTATGACGTCGGCGCCCAGATCGCCCAGAATCTGGGTGCCGAACGGACCTGATAGGACGTGGGTCAGGTCCAGGACGCGGATGCCGGACAATGGTCGCATTTGCGGGGGATCCTTGAGTTTCGTTGGTCCAACAAAGATCTCTGTCCCAGTTCGACATCTGGCTTCGGGTGGCCAAAGGGAGTCCAGTATGCGTGGAGCGGGACGATCGACATTCTTCGCCGGTTGCAGTTGATGGAAACGTTTCAGTGATGTTTGTCAAGGGCGGACGCCGCCGGGGCTTACAATTGCCCTGTTCATTCGAGGCCTAGCGCGGAATAATCCTGGAATGAGCAATATGATGAAGTGGAAATTAACAATTGAAATGGAAACGTTTTTATGAGATGAGAGCCAAGGTCGTACGCGCCATGACGCTGCGACATGCACTGGCTTGCGAAGGTCGCGTCCGGCGGAAGTCGCAATGTCATTTTTGGGTAAGCCTTACTCTATTATGCCGAAACAGCAGCTTCCTCTTGAAGGTATCAAAGTCGTGGATTTCAGCCGGCTGCTGCCAGGACCCTGGTGCACGCAGACCTTGGGTGATCTCGGTGCCGACGTGATAAAGGTCGAGCAGCCCGGCGTCGGCGACCCGAGCCGATACAACGCCCCGATGCTCGACAGGAACAGCGTCTATTTTCACAGCATCAACCGGAACAAGAAGAGCGTCGAGCTGGATTTGAACGAGCCGGGCGACCGGGCGCGTCTGGACCGGCTTCTCTCCGCTGCCGATGTCGTGGTCGAGACGTTTCGGCCCGGCGTCGCAAAGAAGTTGGCCATCGACTTCGACTCCGTCCAACGCATCAATCCCCAGATCATTTATTGTTCCATCTCCGGCTTCGGATCCTCGGGGCCGATGGCGGGCGTTCCGGGCCACGACCTTTCCATACAGGGGATGACGGGACAGTTGGGAATGGTGAAAAATGGCGGGGTCCCGAGCATGCCTAGCTTTCACGCCGCCGATTATGCGGGGGCATGCTATGCCGCCATAGCGATCCTGAGCGCCATTGTTCGTCGGACCTCGACGGGCAGCGGCGCGTATCTCGACATATCCCTTTATGACAGTCTTCTCGCGCTTTCGCCGATATCCCTTGCGGGGGCTCTCGCGCGTTCCACCGGCAGAGCCGAGGCCGGGGAGCTCGAGGTATGGGGCGGAAATCCGCGCTACTCGATCTACCAGACCGCGGACGGAAAGGCCGTAACGGTTGTCCTTCTGGAGACCAAGACGTGGTATCGTTTTTGCGATCTGATCGGGCGCAGCGATCTCGCTGTCAAGGAAAGCTTGGCCGAGCGCCACAGCGTCGATCCCGAACGGGGAAAAGCCGCGCGAGCAGCCATTCAAGAGTTCTGCAGTCGATTTTCCCGGGACGACCTCGTGGAGCAGATGCACAAAGAGGGCATTCCCGTATGCCCCATCTATGCGTCGGACGAGGTTCTACAGTCGCGCGAGGCCGCTTCGCGCGAGAGCATCAGGACGGAGCAGTCGGAAAACGAGGGCCGCGTCGCCCAGATCGTCGATCCATTGGCGCGGGCGGGATTGAGCGAACCGTTTCGCCGGATGGCGCCGCTGCTTGGGGAGCACAACCATACCGACATCTTTGGCGCCTGACGGCTGCGCGCAAAGAATGTTTCATGGAGGAGTAGGCTGACGATGTCTGTTAAAACGAACCTTACGTTGCGCTTCGCGCAAGAGATTACAAGCATAGGGACGGGAGGGCTTGCGAAGGGTGACTCTGAGCAGGTTCGCCGCCTTGTTCTGGACCTGCTCGGCGTGTCGCGGCTCGGTGTGACGATGCCGTGGTCGAAAGCCCTGGCGGAATGGGCGGCGCTCTTCGACGGGTCGGGTAAGGCGCCAGTGGTGGGGACTGCGCTTCGCGTCGCGCCGACCATCGCCGCCCTCGTCAACGGGACCGCCGCGCACGGCTACGAACTGGACGACACACACGACGCGTCGATGAGCCATCCGGGGGCGGTCGTCATTCCCGCCGCACTCGCTGTCGCGGCGGAACTCGATTCGCCGGCGGACGAGGTGCTGGCCGCCATCGCCGCCGGCTACGAGGCCGTCGCCCGCGTCGGGATGGCGAGCACGCCGAAGGACGTCATCAGCGGCGGCTATCATCCGACGGCGCTGTTCGGAGGGTTCGGCAGCGCGGCGGCGGCGGCGCGGCTCTACGGTCTCGACGCCGATGGCCTGGTTCGCGCCTGGGGCCACGTGCTCTCGCTTGCCGGAGGCTCGATGCAGTTCTCCGACGAGACCGAGGGCACCGCCGTCAAGCGGGTGCATGCCGGCTACGCGGCGCAGAACGGCGTCCTGGCCGCCGAACTCGCCCTGCGCAAAGTCGGCTCGCCCACCCAGGTGCTCGACGGCAAGTACGGCTTCCTGGCGCTGTTCTCCAACGCGCCCGTGCTGGCGGAACTGTCGGTGCCGCCCGCCGGTCCCCTGCAGATCCATGCGATCAGCAACAAGCCCTACTCCTGCTGCCGCCTGTTCCACTCGCTCATCGACGGCCTCGGCCAGGTGACCGACGATTTCAGCGCGTCGCCGCAGACCATCGCCCGCATCGACGTCGGCGGGCCTGAGGTCATCTTCGACCAGCACATGTTGCGCCGGCCGACCTCCTCGATGGCGGCTCAGTACAGCCTGCCCTACATCGTCGGCGCCACGCTGGCCTACGGGCCGTTCGCCTATGACAGCTACCGCGAGGACAGGCTGGACGACCCCAGGATCCTCGATCTCGCCGACAAGGTCGAGGGCGGCGTCGATCCCGAACTCGACAGCCAGTTTCCGCCCCACATGGGAACATCCGTCAAGGTGACCTGGCAGGACGGCCGGAGCCGGTCGGCGCGGATCCTCGACAGCCGCGGCACCACGGCCAATCCCCTTAGCAACGACGACCTGATCGAGAAGACGTCGCGGCTGACGCGGGACATCGATCCGTCGCTCGACGTCGCCGCCGCGCAAGCCGCGCTGTGGCATTCCAGCAGCGGTCGCGACGTCGCCAACCTGTTCGGTGTGGGCTGACTCGGCACCTCAGCGCAACGGCGGTGGCGCAGCACAAAACGTTTCAAAATGTCTGCCGCCCTGCCCTTCGGCCTCGCAGGAATACGCCGATACAGGCTGAAGACGAATCCAAACAGAATGAGCGATATTTCGCTGTGTGAAGCTTGACAGTTATACCAGAAACGTTTCCAATTTGGTGAGGGTCGGCTGTTTGGGAGGTTCAGTGTTACCCAGTTCGTTGCTGCGCTGAGGTCGGACACCACGTCGCCCGGCTCCATTTGACGGGGCGACGTGCAGCCCAGGCCCCTGCAGGTTGGCATGGGGTTCCCGGCCTGCCGGCGTCAGGTCAATCTTTGCCCATCATGTCTTCGCGTGCTCCTCCACCAGGGAGCGCGAAAGGGCGTCACTCAATCGTCGAACATCTTTGGAGGAGAGTTAGATGAATATCATGAAAGCAGTCTGGGGATCGTTGCTTGCAGGCCTGGCGACATCGTTGATGCTTGGCCCGGTCGCGGCCCAGGACCCGATCACCCTGAAGCTCGCGCACGGCTTCTCGACTAACCATTGGCACTGGACGCAGGGGATGAAGGTCTTCACCGAAGCCGTCGAGAAGAAGACGGACGGCAAGGTGAAGTTTGAGGCCTACCATGCGGGTCAGCTGGGGAGCGAGGTCATCCCGCTGCTGCAGTCGGGCATAACGGATCTCGGCCTTCTCGTTCCGTCCTATGAAGGCGCGAAGCTTCCTCTGTCCACCGTGACCGAGCTCCCGGGCTTTCACACCACGCCGTGCGAAGGTGGGGCGCAGTTCGCCGACCTGGCGCAGGAGGAAGGCGCGCTTTACAAGAACGAATACGAGCCGCTCGGCTT
This is a stretch of genomic DNA from Rhizobiaceae bacterium. It encodes these proteins:
- a CDS encoding CoA transferase, which translates into the protein MRPLSGIRVLDLTHVLSGPFGTQILGDLGADVIKVEGHGGEHSRHMQPHFVGEDSVYFLSFNRNKRSVAIDLKSPDGIKLLRRLALKSDVVIENFRPGVLERLGLGQQDLRAEKPELIFCSISGFGQDGPYRDKPAFDMIVQALSGGMSITGEPGGRPVRAGIPLGDICAGLYAVIGILAALIRKKAGGSGEFIDISMLDCQAAMIGYQAAFYLHSGHIPEKQGTTHDSIASYGAFRAADGQEIVIAAWTQAMWHSLCKVMSMPEWADDPRFATSAGRLENREALLSLMQDVFVTREARAWLSDLTEAGVPAAPVNTIDQTVVDPQLKARGMVLELDGPGNRKVTVMGDPIVLAAAPKIAPTYPPRTGEHSRQILEEVLALTRDEIDELVDRQIIKSALPA
- a CDS encoding MFS transporter, which encodes MPVIVSATTATQGLVSMAMLTLPAIAPMVAAEMELPSTLIGAQISLFFIVATVSALFGAQVVRRYGGVRTSQIALFLLTIGLGLAAFETLLLLVAGSVLMGMAYSLPNPASAHLLVKFTPVKWRNFVFSLKQTGVPLGGMLAGLCAPALASAYGWRAPLLVSALLSVAMIVAFQAVRREWDRDHEPKFPVARLPAAAMRIVLVSRPLRLMAAVGMILAAAQFCLTTYLVILLVEELDFSPVDAGLVLAAVQVTGMVGRLLWGIVADRIGSNAALKMIAACAVLLCLGLPSAAHLNPWLVPAIMIGLGATLNAWNGVFLAEITRHVDDSQVGEATAIILSGTYFGVVIGPPLLGIAVYGIGSFAMGYYVMALTLMAVLALLINANTRLGVDPQSNVRLD
- a CDS encoding thiamine pyrophosphate-binding protein, with amino-acid sequence MTLAQAQVGSAQPRLKVHQAIARALRDNGVDTLFGLMGDANMYMVNSFISDTHGRFVAGAHESGCAVMALGYALVSNKVGVCSVTNGAAVSNTVTALTEGVKGSIPLLLLCGDTDKMDREHVQSLPQRQFILATGAGFEQVRAPSTVVEDVLRGLRRAVVERRPIAVNIPHEFDWIDIPYEPRRIYMPEGRATVRSSVDLDNAIGIIASSKRPVILAGRGAATPEARKALLALGERIGAPLATTLKAKDLFQGEPFNLGIVGTVSHAVCVDVVMAADCILAFGAGLNNMTLSKGTFAEGKRIIQVNQEAQEIGKNAAPDVGLVGDCAEVADLILHWLDEAEIPASGFATSEMMDRIAAQNREGSKLADNGDGTVDFIDALHRLDRILPQDRVYVAGCGRFMRKAWTEVRATDPRSFINTTNAGSIGLGMAFAIGAAEAARDRPTVLIEGDGGFMHAGITEFNTAVRHRTDLIVAICNDGAYGAEHVRFRQRQMDVANICFSWPDFASLASALGGEGVTVRSEADWPAVEIAIANRKAPLLIDIKLDPDKIV
- a CDS encoding MmgE/PrpD family protein, whose amino-acid sequence is MSVKTNLTLRFAQEITSIGTGGLAKGDSEQVRRLVLDLLGVSRLGVTMPWSKALAEWAALFDGSGKAPVVGTALRVAPTIAALVNGTAAHGYELDDTHDASMSHPGAVVIPAALAVAAELDSPADEVLAAIAAGYEAVARVGMASTPKDVISGGYHPTALFGGFGSAAAAARLYGLDADGLVRAWGHVLSLAGGSMQFSDETEGTAVKRVHAGYAAQNGVLAAELALRKVGSPTQVLDGKYGFLALFSNAPVLAELSVPPAGPLQIHAISNKPYSCCRLFHSLIDGLGQVTDDFSASPQTIARIDVGGPEVIFDQHMLRRPTSSMAAQYSLPYIVGATLAYGPFAYDSYREDRLDDPRILDLADKVEGGVDPELDSQFPPHMGTSVKVTWQDGRSRSARILDSRGTTANPLSNDDLIEKTSRLTRDIDPSLDVAAAQAALWHSSSGRDVANLFGVG
- a CDS encoding CoA transferase, yielding MSFLGKPYSIMPKQQLPLEGIKVVDFSRLLPGPWCTQTLGDLGADVIKVEQPGVGDPSRYNAPMLDRNSVYFHSINRNKKSVELDLNEPGDRARLDRLLSAADVVVETFRPGVAKKLAIDFDSVQRINPQIIYCSISGFGSSGPMAGVPGHDLSIQGMTGQLGMVKNGGVPSMPSFHAADYAGACYAAIAILSAIVRRTSTGSGAYLDISLYDSLLALSPISLAGALARSTGRAEAGELEVWGGNPRYSIYQTADGKAVTVVLLETKTWYRFCDLIGRSDLAVKESLAERHSVDPERGKAARAAIQEFCSRFSRDDLVEQMHKEGIPVCPIYASDEVLQSREAASRESIRTEQSENEGRVAQIVDPLARAGLSEPFRRMAPLLGEHNHTDIFGA